The following proteins are co-located in the Perca fluviatilis chromosome 22, GENO_Pfluv_1.0, whole genome shotgun sequence genome:
- the kbtbd2 gene encoding kelch repeat and BTB domain-containing protein 2: MSDLSERRPVNTDYAVSLLEQLKFFYEQKLLTDVVLLVEDTEFPCHKMVLATCSSYFRAMFMSGLSESKQTHVHLRNVDPATLQIIITYAYTGNLAISDSTVEPLYETACFLQVENVLLQCRDYLVKKINAENCVRMLSIGDMFSCSELKQSAKRMVEHKFPMVYRQEAFLQLSHELLIDVLSSDNLNVEKEETVREAAMLWLEYNMEARSQHLSSVLSQIRIDALSEVTQRAWFQGLPPNDKSVVVQGLYKSMPKFFKPRLGMTKEEMLIFMEAMSETSDAYVMAGALPTTVVCYSPQAEKVYKLNNPPGDLQKVGTLVTPDNDVFIAGGQIPLKNSVTNHGKSGKLQAVFRSVDSFFWFDAQQNAWVPKTPMLCARIKPSLVYCDGYIYAIGGDNVGGELNKRTVERYDCEKDEWSMMSPLPFAWNWSTSVAAHDCIYVMTHDLMYCYFPRADTWVEMAMRKTSRCFASAAAFGDLIFYIGGLHVVSNSGIRLPTSTIDGSSVTVEIYDVNKNEWRLAANIPAKRYSDPCVRAVVLLNSLCIFMRETHMNERAKYAIYQYDMELDRWYLRQPVSERVLWDLGKDFRCAVGKLYPSCLEESPWKPPTYLFSPDGAEEFEVDGELVTLPHV; encoded by the exons ATGTCGGATCTCAGTGAGCGCAGGCCGGTCAACACGGACTACGCTGTCTCCCTGCTGGAGCAGCTCAAGTTCTTTTACGAACAGAAATTACTGACTGACGTTGTGCTGCTGGTGGAGGACACAGAGTTCCCATGTCACAAGATGGTCCTGGCCACATGTAGCTCCTATTTCAG GGCGATGTTCATGAGCGGCCTCAGCGAGAGCAAACAGACCCACGTCCACCTGCGCAACGTGGACCCGGCCACCCTGCAAATCATCATCACCTACGCCTACACGGGCAACCTGGCCATCAGCGACAGCACCGTGGAGCCGCTCTACGAGACCGCCTGCTTCCTTCAG GTGGAGAACGTCTTGCTGCAGTGCAGAGACTACCTGGTGAAGAAGATAAACGCTGAGAACTGCGTCCGCATGCTGAGCATCGGCGACATGTTCAGCTGCAGCGAGCTAAAGCAGAGCGCCAAGCGCATGGTGGAGCACAAGTTCCCCATGGTGTACAGGCAGGAGGCCTTCCTTCAGCTCTCCCACGAGCTGTTGATAGACGTCCTGAGCAGCGACAACCTCAACGTGGAGAAGGAGGAGACGGTGCGCGAGGCGGCCATGCTGTGGCTGGAGTATAACATGGAGGCGCGCTCGCAGCACCTGTCCTCCGTGCTCAGTCAGATCCGCATCGACGCGCTGTCCGAGGTGACGCAGCGCGCCTGGTTCCAGGGCCTGCCGCCCAACGACAAGTCGGTGGTGGTGCAGGGCCTCTACAAGTCCATGCCCAagttcttcaagcctcggttgggCATGACCAAGGAGGAGATGCTGATCTTCATGGAGGCCATGTCGGAAACGAGCGACGCGTACGTGATGGCCGGGGCCTTGCCTACCACGGTGGTGTGTTACAGCCCGCAGGCGGAGAAAGTGTACAAGCTGAACAACCCCCCTGGCGACCTGCAGAAGGTGGGGACCCTCGTTACGCCAGACAATGACGTGTTCATCGCCGGTGGACAGATCCCTCTCAAAAACTCTGTCACCAACCACGGCAAGAGTGGCAAGTTACAGGCGGTCTTCCGCTCGGTCGATAGCTTCTTCTGGTTTGACGCCCAGCAGAACGCCTGGGTACCCAAAACCCCCATGCTGTGTGCCCGAATCAAGCCCTCCCTGGTCTACTGCGACGGCTACATCTATGCAATCGGGGGGGATAACGTCGGGGGAGAGCTGAACAAGCGCACGGTGGAGCGCTACGACTGCGAGAAGGACGAGTGGAGCATGATGAGCCCCCTGCCCTTCGCCTGGAACTGGAGCACCTCCGTGGCGGCGCACGACTGCATCTACGTGATGACCCACGACCTGATGTACTGCTACTTCCCCCGGGCCGACACCTGGGTGGAGATGGCCATGCGCAAGACGAGCCGCTGCTTCGCCTCCGCCGCTGCTTTCGGTGACCTCATTTTCTACATCGGCGGCCTCCACGTGGTCAGCAACTCGGGCATCCGCTTGCCCACGAGCACCATCGACGGCTCCTCTGTCACCGTGGAGATCTACGACGTCAACAAGAACGAGTGGCGCCTGGCCGCCAACATCCCTGCGAAGCGTTACTCGGACCCGTGCGTGCGGGCGGTGGTGCTGCTCAACTCGCTGTGCATTTTCATGCGCGAAACCCACATGAACGAGCGCGCCAAGTACGCGATCTATCAGTACGACATGGAGCTGGACCGCTGGTACCTGCGGCAGCCCGTGTCCGAACGCGTGCTCTGGGATCTGGGCAAGGACTTCCGCTGTGCGGTGGGGAAGCTGTACCCCTCCTGCCTGGAGGAGTCCCCCTGGAAACCCCCAACCTACCTCTTCTCCCCCGACGGAGCCGAGGAGTTCGAGGTGGACGGGGAGCTGGTGACCCTCCCTCACGTATAG
- the LOC120552289 gene encoding uncharacterized protein LOC120552289 produces MAAATSTFQHSFGLGPRGPNPPYGAQQAPGPSGASRPEEQHHKPFFYIQPSQPYMPMQSMQWPVPVPMPVSYNPYAYPGLGYGMPMMPHYQPNPYMEPPGFVVPHTHLHLMDYRRMLNPQYYQTMAYQSRRFRYQHHSQTRETTSSEVQTEPLPATQRTSTPGSSDCEAPSGVPVCSSDDSPSAPFNQPLLPALAVQTGDHSLELKDMAPSSTTRTAANGGFVIQTEEVRIECCTTPVGLQLLHSHETAEVSHSFSQDGVQCSSSVLQGHMLQDEGLCLPADKSEQALQSCPDILLVGMPSSGEKISALEESRNQTDSVTVTSNLGSRLAAYCDDEMSCEKDLNTTSNFKVVHLPFDPEYLDELWKMESTVWSMEETLIPSPESLILNGRTEYHNESLAGVAGVPSADVLMEREEVPTEEFLPMTEMPSLAQDEQKDMVPTGEKGPGDEIVSEAVVCPVTDVPVAEKTPMTELTHEAEVALAPNLPVLDNSPPKANGNQHRRETDVQHQQDTSFESLPTYLPSTSWMADFDNVHYCNKMPPTPKKQNRPLSSCGLDVHTRRRKLELEYKEQHTVRKPKERYKHKGKVDRRSLSDHECCLNRNFNENAFTYASKRERLCSRCVAKSSVCTSASPGPDGRTLKRKAALVQQWNDSLLPTCEACKSHSKKRLMRKGSGPDVCGPHHGHDTEGESSENGSCHLGSKWRAVDNPRKLNSLKRPLASKQNVEKCPAAMYPKLREKNCVCNEPQLQSVGWERLRHCPHGNAIREMDENCAMPVSLQDKWRIMDQIYLTHRWQTGGKSRKAVMPNPDGDGFKNEARSTHFNHKKSQPQSQGTRRNDTRC; encoded by the exons ATGGCGGCAGCCACATCTACCTTCCAACATTCTTTCGGTCTGGGCCCTCGGGGTCCAAACCCACCATACGGAGCTCAGCAGGCTCCAGGGCCTTCAGGAGCTTCACGTCCTGAGGAGCAGCACCACAAACCTTTCTTCTATATACAGCCCTCGCAGCCATACATGCCCATGCAAAGTATGCAGTGGCCTGTGCCAGTACCCATGCCTGTATCCTACAACCCATACGCCTACCCTGGTTTAG GTTATGGCATGCCAATGATGCCCCACTATCAGCCAAATCCATACATGGAGCCACCTGGCTTTGTCGTACCCCATACCCACCTCCATTTAATGGACTACAGACGCATGCTCAACCCTCAGTATTACCAGACCATGGCCTACCAGTCCCGCAGGTTCCGCTACCAACACCACAGCCAGACCAGAGAAACTACCAGCTCTGAGGTTCAAACCGAGCCGCTGCCTGCAACCCAGAGGACGAGCACTCCAGGTTCCAGTGACTGCGAGGCCCCCAGTGGTGTCCCAGTTtgcagcagtgacgacagcccCAGTGCCCCCTTCAATCAGCCACTCCTGCCAGCTTTGGCTGTGCAGACGGGGGATCATTCTCTGGAACTAAAGGACATGGCACCCTCGTCCACCACCAGGACGGCTGCAAATGGCGGCTTTGTGATTCAGACAGAGGAAGTGAGGATTGAATGCTGCACCACACCAGTGGGACTGCAACTCCTGCACTCTCATGAGACTGCAGAAGTATCTCACAGCTTTTCCCAAGATGGTGTCCAGTGCAGTAGCTCCGTCCTCCAGGGTCACATGCTGCAGGACGAGGGATTGTGCCTTCCTGCAGACAAGTCAGAGCAGGCACTCCAATCTTGTCCTGACATTCTGTTAGTTGGGATGCCCAGCAGCGGTGAGAAGATCTCTGCTCTGGAGGAGTCCAGGAACCAGACGGATTCTGTGACTGTCACTTCCAACTTGGGTTCCCGACTAGCAGCTTATTGTGACGATGAGATGAGCTGTGAGAAAGATCTAAACACGACATCGAACTTTAAAGTCGTTCACTTGCCCTTTGACCCTGAGTACCTGGATGAGCTGTGGAAGATGGAGTCCACTGTCTGGTCAATGGAGGAAACCTTGATTCCCTCCCCTGAATCGCTGATCCTAAATGGCCGCACAGAGTATCATAATGAATCTCTGGCTGGTGTAGCTGGAGTGCCCTCAGCAGATGTgctgatggagagagaggaggttCCTACAGAAGAGTTTCTTCCCATGACTGAGATGCCTTCTCTGGCACAGGATGAACAGAAGGACATGGTCCCCACTGGGGAGAAGGGTCCTGGGGATGAGATTGTGTCTGAAGCTGTTGTCTGCCCTGTGACAGATGTTCCAGTTGCAGAGAAAACTCCAATGACCGAGTTGACCCACGAAGCAGAGGTGGCTCTTGCACCTAATTTGCCGGTGTTGGATAATTCCCCTCCAAAGGCAAATGGGAACCAACATAGACGAGAAACGGATGTCCAGCATCAACAGGACACTTCATTCGAATCATTGCCCACCTACCTCCCCTCAACCAGCTGGATGGCTGACTTTGATAATGTCCACTATTGTAATAAGATGCCCCCAACTCCCAAAAAGCAGAACAGACCTCTCAGCAGCTGTGGGTTAGATGTGCATACAAGGAGAAGAAAACTAGAACTAGAGTACAAAGAACAACATACCGTTCGCAAGCCAAAAGAGAGGTACAAACACAAAGGGAAGGTGGATCGGCGAAGCCTCTCTGACCACGAATGCTGCCTTAACAGAAATTTCAATGAGAATGCATTTACTTATGCGTCCAAGAGGGAGAGACTTTGCTCCAGATGTGTGGCGAAGAGCAGCGTTTGCACGTCTGCCAGTCCAGGACCCGATGGTCGCACCTTAAAAAGAAAAGCTGCTCTTGTCCAACAGTGGAATGACTCCCTCTTACCAACATGTGAAGCCTGTAAGTCTCACTCCAAGAAACGACTGATGAGGAAAGGTTCCGGCCCTGATGTCTGTGGGCCTCATCATGGACACGACACAGAGGGAGAATCTTCTGAGAACGGCTCATGTCACCTTGGCTCAAAATGGAGGGCAGTTGATAATCCCAGGAAGCTCAACAGTCTCAAGAGGCCACTGGCCTCGAAGcaaaacgttgaaaaatgtCCTGCAGCGATGTACCCAAAGCTGAGGGAAAAGAACTGTGTGTGTAATGAGCCGCAGCTTCAGTCTGTTGGATGGGAGAGGCTGCGGCACTGTCCCCACGGCAACGCCATCCGAGAGATGGATGAGAACTGCGCCATGCCGGTTTCCCTCCAGGACAAATGGAGGATAATGGATCAGATTTACCTGACACACAGGTGGCAAACTG GAGGGAAGTCGCGGAAAGCAGTGATGCCTAACCCGGACGGTGACGGCTTCAAGAATGAAGCCAGATCAACACATTTTAATCACAAGAAATCACAACCACAATCACAAG GAACTCGAAGAAATGACACAAGATGCTGA
- the LOC120552302 gene encoding bucky ball-like: protein MDDGSKQPHTFGSGQPRAPHPRPFFYVQPASQPYLYQQQHWQMNNPYSHYGVPGGGFNRPCMPPYQYMQYPGFVFPNPLFAPLYPMDYRRMFEPRFHAPPWNDIPRQQQQRQQYHPQTNWRREMACSEAQTDPSDAITKLIECLDKIRATELRGADRELDSGVASQASETFFPGEEKKSEEQGHILPSALGDSHSESPATTFSDSTTAVYDGDSSQRSVEVLSPPGCWSAGLEEECPLDSSSVHEECPELEQTATDEHLLPQEKTEVADIQSNISATDESVPKRDVEELLKQPTDPILPSSSFTSSQLALKDAKSGDTVSKTEHQKADPSYQILRLPFESVLTPGEAGGACLSSPTAPYYYNYLSMQTTHERMSVLSPSLDELSSRDEMFSTDLDDADLFPKRVYAGRRLAEVVSGSPHGAEEVEEVWLPGSKRCMCACCGKSLAKGTGRSKVHSSKVYRDEAGDSEEESRYGRGCEQPVRVVVRKHSAPRKPHPILPRHASKPWYKRGQHKDPSDPVNQEEGHVCIHEPADGEIGELTCSEPQCRTCQDRLCREDLTASDQGRWGDRDVIPRRRQATPLQRQEMSTQRKVMYHRPRDEDNDDDEPPPLHWERGSTMRGEPRC from the exons ATGGACG ATGGAAgcaaacaaccacacacattTGGGAGCGGACAACCGAGAGCTCCACATCCCAGACCTTTCTTCTACGTCCAGCCTGCGTCTCAACCTTACCTCTACCAGCAGCAGCACTGGCAGATGAACAACCCATACAGTCACTATGGTGTGCCTGGAGGAG GTTTTAACCGTCCCTGCATGCCCCCGTACCAGTACATGCAATATCCTGGGTTTGTTTTCCCAAACCCATTGTTTGCCCCGTTATATCCAATGGATTACAGGCGGATGTTTGAGCCTCGCTTCCACGCTCCTCCCTGGAATGATATTcctcgccagcagcagcagcggcaacAGTATCACCCACAGACAAACTGGCGTCGAGAAATGGCATGCTCAGAGGCTCAAACCGACCCCAGTGACGCCATAACCAAACTCATAGAATGCCTGGATAAAATCCGAGCCACAGAGCTGCGGGGCGCTGACCGAGAGCTTGACTCGGGTGTCGCCTCACAGGCCTCGGAAACGTTTTTTCCAGGCGAAGAGAAGAAAAGCGAAGAGCAGGGTCACATCCTGCCATCAGCGCTTGGTGACAGCCACTCAGAGTCTCCAGCCACGACCTTCAGTGACTCCACAACCGCGGTGTACGACGGGGATTCCAGCCAAAGGAGCGTGGAAGTCCTGAGTCCTCCAGGATGCTGGTCAGCAGGATTAGAAGAGGAGTGTCCTCTGGATAGCTCCTCTGTTCATGAAGAGTGTCCTGAGCTGGAGCAGACGGCGACAGACGAACACTTACTCCCTCAGGAGAAAACAGAGGTCGCAGATATCCAGTCAAATATCTCAGCGACTGATGAAAGTGTTCCCAAACGTGACGTTGAAGAGCTCCTGAAGCAGCCGACGGATCCAATCCTGCCATCGTCTTCCTTCACCTCCAGTCAGCTGGCGCTCAAAGATGCCAAAAGTGGCGACACAGTCTCAAAGACGGAACATCAGAAAGCTGATCCAAGCTACCAGATCCTCAGGCTGCCTTTTGAGAGCGTTCTGACACCTGGAGAGGCTGGAGGCGCGTGCCTCTCCTCCCCTACTGCTCcctactactacaactacctATCCATGCAGACCACCCATGAGCGGATGAGCGTTCTCAGTCCATCTCTGGACGAGCTTTCCTCCCGAGATGAGATGTTCTCCACAGATCTGGACGATGCAGATCTTTTCCCCAAGCGCGTATATGCAGGCAGGAGGCTCGCAGAGGTGGTGAGCGGGTCTCCGCACGGTGCTGAAGAAGTGGAAGAAGTGTGGCTGCCAGGTTCAAAGAGGTGCATGTGCGCCTGCTGTGGGAAAAGCCTTGCAAAAGGGACCGGAAGGAGCAAAGTCCACAGCTCCAAGGTGTACAGGGATGAAGCCGGAGACTCTGAGGAGGAGAGCAGGTATGGGAGAGGGTGCGAGCAGCCCGTCAGAGTGGTGGTGAGGAAGCATTCTGCACCCAGGAAGCCCCATCCTATCCTGCCCAGACATGCTTCAAAACCTTGGTATAAAAGAGGCCAACACAAAGATCCCTCCGATCCAGTGAACCAGGAGGAAGGTCATGTTTGTATTCATGAGCCGGCTGATGGCGAGATTGGAGAGTTGACTTGTAGTGAGCCGCAGTGCAGAACATGTCAGG ACAGACTCTGCAGAGAAGATCTAACCGCGTCAGACCAAGGCAGGTGGGGAGACCGGGACGTGATTCCCAGGAGGAGACAAGCAACCCCTCTGCAACGACAAG AGATGAGTACTCAGAGGAAAGTGATGTACCACAGGCCAAGAGACGAGGACAACGATGACGATGAGCCACCACCATTGCACTGGGAAAGAG GCTCTACGATGAGAGGAGAACCAAGATGTTAA